A genome region from Phaenicophaeus curvirostris isolate KB17595 chromosome 10, BPBGC_Pcur_1.0, whole genome shotgun sequence includes the following:
- the MASP1 gene encoding mannan-binding lectin serine protease 1, with protein MFGEIQSPNFPDSYPSDSEVTWNISVPDGFKIKLYFMHFDLESSYLCEYDYVKIEAEDQELATFCGRETTDTEQAPGQQVILSPGPYMGLTFRSDFSNEERFTGFDAHYTAIDVDECLEKSDEELACDHYCHNYIGGYYCSCRFGYILHSDNRTCKVECSDNLYTQRSGVVTSADFPSPYPKSSDCLYRIELEEGFFITLSFEDSFDVEDHPEVTCPYDYIKIKAGPREFGPFCGEKSPGRIDTQTNSVQILFHSDNSGENRGWKLSYSAIGNPCPLVQPPINGKIEPSQAKYTFKDQVVISCNTGYKVLKDNVESDSFQIECLKDGTWSNKIPICKIADCKAPPELEHGFVTFSSRNNLTTYRAAIQYHCQHPYYHMATNSTATYTCDASGVWRSEELGTKLPSCQPVCGRPARPLPGIIKRIIGGRNAEPGFFPWQALIVVEDTSRVPNDKWFGSGALLSDSWVLTAAHVLRSQRRDKTVIPVSKEHVTVYLALHDVRNKMEAVNRTVERIILHEEFDIQNYNHDIALVKLKEKVTMGNYVMPVCLPQFEHELEGPHPNTLGLVAGWGISNPNITVDEIISSGMRTLSDILQYVKLPVVLHAECKTSYESRSGNYSVTENMFCAGYYEGGKDTCLGDSGGAFVIQDPGTRRWVAQGLVSWGGPEECGSKQVYGVYTKVSNYVDWVEKKTGFSERWTFLDPELGR; from the exons ATGTTTGGGGAGATTCAGTCTCCCAACTTCCCTGATTCCTATCCCAGCGACTCAGAAGTGACGTGGAATATCTCTGTGCCTGACGGATTTAAAATCAAGCTGTACTTCATGCATTTTGACTTGGAGTCATCCTACCTCTGTGAATATGACTACGTGAAG ATTGAAGCCGAGGACCAGGAGCTGGCAACCTTCTGTGGCAGGGAGACAACGGACACAGAGCAGGCTCCCGGCCAGCAAGTGATCCTGTCCCCAGGGCCCTACATGGGGCTTACATTCAGGTCTGACTTCTCCAATGAGGAACGTTTCACTGGCTTTGATGCCCACTACACCGCCATAG ATGTGGATGAGTGCCTGGAGAAAAGCGACGAGGAGCTGGCCTGTGACCATTACTGCCACAACTACATTGGCGGGTACTACTGCTCCTGCAGGTTCGGCTACATCCTGCACTCTGACAACAGGACCTGCAAAG TGGAGTGCAGTGACAATCTCTACACCCAGAGGAGCGGGGTGGTCACGAGCGCCGACTTCCCTAGCCCCTACCCCAAGAGCTCGGACTGTCTGTACCGCATTGAGCTGGAGGAGGGTTTCTTCATCACCCTGAGCTTCGAGGACAGCTTTGATGTGGAAGACCACCCTGAGGTGACCTGTCCTTATGACTACATCAAG ATAAAAGCTGGCCCTAGGGAGTTTGGTCCTTTCTGTGGAGAGAAGTCCCCAGGACGCATTGATACCCAAACGAACAGCGTGCAAATCCTCTTCCACAGTGACAACTCGGGAGAGAACAGGGGCTGGAAACTGTCGTACTCAGCCATTG GAAACCCATGCCCACTGGTGCAACCACCAATCAATGGGAAAATCGAGCCTTCTCAAGCTAAGTACACCTTCAAAGACCAGGTTGTCATCAGCTGCAACACTGGATACAAAGTACTGAAG GATAACGTGGAAAGTGACTCCTTCCAGATCGAGTGTCTAAAGGATGGGACATGGAGTAACAAGATCCCTATCTGCAAAA TTGCTGACTGCAAAGCACCACCGGAGCTGGAGCACGGCTTTgtcaccttctcctccaggaaCAACCTCACCACCTACCGAGCAGCCATCCAGTACCACTGCCAGCATCCTTACTACCACATGGCCACCAACAGCACGG CCACTTACACATGTGATGCATCAGGGGTGTGGAGGAGTGAGGAGCTGGGAACAAAGCTGCCATCCTGCCAACCAG TGTGCGGCCGGCCGGCTCGTCCTCTGCCTGGTATCATCAAGCGCATCATTGGTGGGCGAAACGCAGAGCCGGGTTTCTTCCCCTGGCAGGCCCTGATTGTGGTGGAGGACACGTCCCGGGTGCCCAATGACAAATGGTTTGGCAGCGGGGCCCTGCTCTCAGACTCCTGGGTGCTGACAGCTGCCCACGTGCTCCGGTCCCAGAGGCGAGACAAGACCGTCATCCCAGTCTCCAAGGAGCATGTCACTGTCTACCTGGCCCTTCATGATGTGAGGAACAAGATGGAAGCTGTCAACCGGACGGTGGAGAGGATCATCCTCCACGAGGAATTTGACATCCAGAACTACAACCACGACATAGCTCTGGTCAAGCTGAAGGAGAAGGTGACCATGGGGAACTATGTCATGCCTGTCTGTCTGCCCCAGTTTGAGCATGAGCTGGAGGGGCCCCATCCCAACACGCTGGGGCTGGTGGCTGGCTGGGGTATCTCCAACCCCAACATCACAGTGGATGAGATCATCAGCTCGGGCATGAGGACACTGTCTGACATCTTGCAATACGTCAAACTGCCAGTGGTGCTGCACGCAGAGTGCAAGACCAGCTACGAGTCACGGTCAGGGAACTACAGTGTGACCGAGAACATGTTCTGTGCTGGCTACTATGAAGGTGGAAAAGACACTTGCTTGGGAGACAGCGGTGGAGCCTTTGTCATCCAGGACCCGGGAACCCGCAGGTGGGTGGCCCAAGGACTGGTCTCGTGGGGTGGCCCAGAGGAGTGCGGCAGCAAGCAAGTGTACGGTGTGTACACCAAAGTCTCTAACTACGTGGACTGGGTGGAGAAGAAAACAGGCTTCTCAGAGAGGTGGACATTTCTGGACCCAGAGCTAGGGAGATGA